Proteins encoded together in one Salarchaeum sp. JOR-1 window:
- a CDS encoding branched-chain amino acid ABC transporter permease, producing MGVRSIVADPSGYWNGLTRAEQGVSGFIVAFVVLLLFGLLTGGLAPTYFLFLVGLAGMYALMSLGLNVQWGYTGLINFSVAAFFGIGAYGTALASSSSSPIAGDLAPVVGLLVALVLAAVLALLIGIPTLRLRADYLAIASIGLAEVVRIIILNEDQWTNGSAGLRGIPTFFDGWPVLSTFPQTMPGIAISWLPGETIVLRQSFWQATLNVTLVLAFIGVSYFVLKRAHRSPWGRLLRTIRGDEDLARALGKNTYRYKMQAFVLGSLIMALAGVFYAHLNLYVGPGDLNPITTFYVWVAVILGGSGSNRGALFGGFVIVAIQQGTRFLNDFGWIPFDVAPLRLLVIGVIIVLIMRFRPEGVLPPQRELIWPSVVDEAPKQPDTGVRDAKAGESE from the coding sequence ATGGGTGTGCGCTCGATCGTCGCCGACCCGAGCGGCTACTGGAACGGACTCACCCGCGCCGAACAGGGCGTAAGCGGCTTCATCGTCGCGTTCGTGGTACTGCTGCTCTTCGGGCTGCTTACCGGCGGGCTCGCGCCGACGTACTTCCTGTTCCTCGTCGGACTCGCCGGAATGTACGCACTCATGTCACTCGGCCTCAACGTACAGTGGGGGTACACCGGCCTGATCAACTTCAGCGTCGCTGCCTTCTTCGGTATCGGCGCGTACGGAACCGCACTCGCCTCGTCGAGTTCCTCGCCCATCGCCGGCGACCTCGCGCCCGTCGTCGGACTGCTCGTCGCGCTCGTGCTCGCGGCAGTCCTCGCGCTCCTCATCGGCATCCCGACCCTCAGACTGAGAGCCGACTATCTCGCCATCGCCTCCATCGGACTAGCCGAAGTCGTTCGCATCATCATCCTCAACGAAGACCAGTGGACGAACGGGAGCGCCGGACTCCGGGGCATCCCGACCTTCTTCGACGGCTGGCCGGTGCTCTCGACGTTCCCACAGACGATGCCCGGCATCGCCATCTCGTGGCTTCCGGGGGAGACCATCGTTCTCCGCCAGTCGTTCTGGCAGGCGACGCTGAACGTCACACTGGTCTTGGCCTTCATCGGCGTGAGCTACTTCGTTCTGAAGCGCGCCCACCGCTCGCCGTGGGGCCGCCTCCTCCGAACCATCCGGGGTGACGAGGATCTCGCGCGGGCGCTCGGGAAGAACACCTACCGCTACAAGATGCAGGCGTTCGTGCTCGGCAGCCTCATCATGGCGCTGGCGGGCGTGTTCTACGCCCACCTGAACCTCTACGTCGGCCCGGGTGACCTCAACCCCATCACGACGTTCTACGTCTGGGTCGCCGTCATCCTCGGCGGCAGCGGGTCGAACCGCGGCGCGCTGTTCGGCGGCTTCGTCATCGTCGCCATCCAGCAGGGAACGCGGTTCCTCAACGACTTCGGGTGGATTCCGTTCGACGTCGCGCCGCTGCGCCTGCTCGTCATCGGCGTCATCATCGTCCTCATCATGCGGTTCCGCCCGGAGGGCGTCCTGCCACCCCAGCGCGAGCTCATCTGGCCGAGCGTCGTCGACGAAGCACCCAAACAACCGGACACTGGCGTTCGTGACGCCAAAGCAGGTGAGAGCGAATGA